In Populus nigra chromosome 10, ddPopNigr1.1, whole genome shotgun sequence, the following proteins share a genomic window:
- the LOC133705122 gene encoding uncharacterized protein LOC133705122, producing MAAQQQVQKNTLYVGGLAEEVNEAILHATFIPFGDIKDVKTPLDQATQKHRSFGFVTFLEREDAASAMDNMDGAELYGRVLTVNYALPEKIKGGEQGWAAQPIWADADTWFERQQQEEEMQRMQAENRVAMEAAEELHRKKMAEEQEGEKEDEGQVKDDPMARAEAEVLKQNIS from the exons ATGGCAGCACAGCAGCAAGTGCAAAAGAACACGCTATACGTAGGAGGATTAGCTGAGGAAGTAAACGAAGCAATACTCCACGCTACTTTCATTCCCTTTGGTGACATTAAGGATGTCAAAACCCCCTTAGATCAAGCCACACAGAAACACCGCTCTTTTGGCTTCGTTACTTTCCTCGAAAGAGAGGACGCCGCCTCCGCCATGGACAATATGGATGGCGCTGAGCTCTATGGTCGTGTCCTCACCGTTAATTACGCCTTGCCTGAGAAGATTAAGGGTGGTGAACAAGGCTGGGCTGCCCAGCCAA TCTGGGCTGATGCGGACACATGGTTCGAAAGGCAGCAGCAAGAGGAGGAAATGCAGCGTATGCAGGCAGAGAACAGGGTTGCAATGGAAGCTGCAGAAGAGTTGCACAGAAAGAAGATGGCAGAGGAGCAAGAAGGGGAGAAGGAAGATGAAGGGCAGGTCAAGGATGATCCAATGGCAAGGGCTGAAGCGGAGGTCTTGAAACAGAACATATCTTAG
- the LOC133705121 gene encoding folate synthesis bifunctional protein, mitochondrial-like, with translation MILFKQLLPTKRGLGGALNHFRGSSFRLFSSSPETFVEIRSQEKEVVIALGSNVGNRLHNFNEALRLMKKSGINITRHACLYETAPAYVTDQPQFLNSAVRGVTKLWPHELLGVLKKIEKDMGRTAGIRYGPRPIDLDILFYGKLRVSSDILTVPHERIWERPFVMAPLMDLLGADVENDTVACWHSLSIHSGGLFESWEKLGGECIIGKDGMKRVLPIGNDLWDWSLKTSVMGILNLTPDSFSDGGKFQSVEAAVSQVRLMISEGADMIDLGAQSTRPMASRISPQEELDRLIPVLEAILKMPEMNGKLISVDTFYSEVASEAVSKGAHIVNDVSGGQLDPNMTKVVAGLEVPYIAMHMRGDPTTMQNSENLQYDDVCKQVASELYSRVKDAELSGIPVWRIIIDPGLGFSKKTEHNLKLLMGLPSIRAEIARKSLAMSHSPVLLGSSRKKFLGETCTRPAASERDPATVASVTAGVLGGANIVRVHNVRDNLDAVKLCDAMLKYKRSPA, from the coding sequence GATCTTCCTTTCGCCTTTTTAGTTCATCCCCAGAAACATTTGTGGAAATTCGTTCACAAGAGAAGGAAGTAGTGATTGCTTTAGGAAGCAACGTGGGCAACagacttcataattttaatGAAGCATTGCGACTGATGAAGAAATCTGGAATCAACATCACTAGACATGCCTGTTTATATGAGACAGCGCCTGCCTATGTCACTGATCAGCCTCAGTTCCTTAACTCTGCGGTTAGAGGTGTTACGAAACTTTGGCCACATGAGTTGTTGGGAGTGCTTAAGAAAATCGAGAAGGATATGGGTCGTACTGCGGGGATAAGGTATGGACCAAGACCGATTGATTTGGATATATTGTTTTACGGAAAGTTGAGGGTTAGTTCTGATATACTTACTGTTCCTCATGAGAGAATTTGGGAGAGACCATTTGTAATGGCCCCGTTGATGGATTTACTGGGAGCAGATGTAGAGAATGATACAGTTGCATGCTGGCATTCTTTGTCAATACATTCTGGTGGACTCTTTGAATCATGGGAGAAACTGGGTGGTGAATGTATAATTGGAAAGGATGGGATGAAAAGAGTCCTGCCCATTGGAAATGATTTGTGGGATTGGTCCCTGAAAACTTCTGTGATGGGTATACTTAATTTGACCCCAGATAGTTTTAGTGATGGAGGAAAGTTTCAGTCTGTGGAGGCTGCGGTTTCTCAAGTCCGCTTGATGATTTCAGAAGGGGCAGATATGATTGATTTGGGTGCACAATCAACAAGACCAATGGCTTCGAGGATATCCCCTCAGGAGGAATTAGATAGACTAATCCCTGTCTTAGAAGCCATTCTAAAGATGCCAGAGATGAATGGAAAGCTCATATCTGTCGATACTTTTTACTCGGAAGTTGCTTCAGAAGCAGTCAGCAAGGGTGCTCATATTGTAAATGATGTATCTGGTGGACAGTTAGACCCTAACATGACTAAGGTTGTTGCTGGCCTTGAGGTTCCTTATATTGCCATGCACATGAGAGGAGACCCAACTACCATGCAGAATAGTGAGAACCTGCAGTATGATGATGTTTGTAAGCAGGTTGCCTCTGAGTTGTATTCACGGGTTAAAGATGCAGAATTATCTGGTATACCTGTCTGGAGGATTATTATTGATCCCGGGCTTGGATTTTCAAAGAAAACCGAGCATAATTTGAAACTTCTCATGGGGCTGCCATCCATTAGAGCAGAGATTGCAAGGAAAAGCTTGGCTATGTCTCATTCTCCTGTCTTGTTAGGATCTTCTAGAAAGAAATTTTTAGGTGAAACTTGCACTCGTCCCGCTGCAAGCGAGAGAGATCCTGCAACAGTAGCTTCAGTCACTGCTGGGGTTTTGGGAGGTGCAAACATTGTAAGAGTACATAATGTTAGAGATAATCTAGATGCTGTTAAGCTCTGCGATGCAATGCTGAAGTACAAGAGATCTCCTGCATAA